TTGTTTTTTTTAGCGGTCAGTACAGCTGTGATTAGCAATACGGCAGCCAATAATATCCCCGGCAACAATCCTCCCATAAATAATTTTCCTATGGATTCCTCAGCCACTACACCGAAAATAACCATGGTGACACTGGGCGGTATTAAAATCCCCAGGGTACCGCCCACAGCCACCAGGCCCATGGCGTACCTTTTAGGGTAGCCATTGTCAATCATTGCGGGCAGCATGATAGAACCAATGGCTGCTGCAGTAGCCGGACTGGAACCGGAAATAGCGGCAAAAACGGCACAGGCCAGTACGGTGACCACTGCCAAGCCGCCGGGTAAATGACCCAGCCAGGCCCTTAAAAAATCAATTAAGTATTTGGCAATGCCTCCTCTGGACATAAGTACCCCGGCAAAAACAAAGGCAGGAATAGCCATCAAAGTAGGGGATAACAAAGAAGCAAACATCCGCTGCACAATCATATAAAGACTGTAATCCATGGTTACAGCCAGCACAATGACGGCAGATGTGGCCAAGGCAATAGCAATTGGGACATTGAGCAAAAACAGAATGATAAACAGACTAAAGATGTAAACCGTCGCCATGCTGCTCACCCCTGTTCTTGGCCAACCAGTGTTTGCCGCCGTCCTTTAATAAATAACAGAGCTTTTCGATAAAACGCACGCCCAGCATGACACCGCTGGCCGGCATAATTAAATTGACAATCCACAGGGGAAACTGGCTGTCGGTGGAACGCTGACCGTACAGGATATAATTTTGCACCAATGCCACGCCATAGTAAGTAAAAAAGACAGCAAAGGCAAGCCCCAAGGTATTGGAAAAAATGCTGACCACCCACTTGCCGCCCACAGGCAGAAAGTTATAAAGCATATCTACTTTAATATGATGATTGTTCCGCAAGGCCACCGCCAAACCGGCCATGGTACCCCAGATTACAAAATAAACCGAAAACTCATCCAACAGTGACTGCGGCTTGCCAAAAAAATATCTTAAAACAACATTAATAAAAACCAGGGTCAGGCCGATGAACAGCATGCCGCCGGAAAAATAATCTTCAAAGGCAGTGTAAATTCTGATCAGTTTTCGCAAGCTAACCCCTCCCATGGAATAAAAGGGGCGGTCAGGTTGCACCGCCCCGGCAAAGAACTTTTATTGACTGGCCCTGGCTGCCTCAATATACTCTCTGCCAATCTTATCGGTATATTCTGCATATACAGGTTCTAAGGCCTTAATAAAAGCTGCCCGGTCCGTTTCTGTTAACTCATAAACTTCAACTTTACCACTTTCCTTAATCTTGGCAAAGCTCTTGGCGTTCAGTTCCTCAGCCAGCTTACGCTCAAAGGCAGTGGCCTCTTGCATTGCCTCATTAATAATTTGCTGCTGTTCGGGAGTTAAGCTCTGCCAAAACTTCGTGTTGGTCAGCACCACATAATCCAGGCGACCATGACCGGAAACTGTAAGGTATTTTTGTACTTCAACATATTTTTGGGTGTCGATATTGTTAAAGGTATTTTCCTGTCCATCCACCGTTCCGTTCTGCAAAGCCTGGTAAACTTCTGCAAAGGCCAGGGTTTGGGAACCCGCTCCTAAGGCTTTAAACTGAGCATCCAACAGACCGCCGCTCTGGGTTCTGAATTTAAGCCCTTTGAAATCAGCCGGTGTTTTTAATGGCCGCTTGGAGTTGGTAAAATGCTTGGCACCGTTGGGCCACCAGGCCATTCCCAGCATACCCTTGGGTTCCAGGCTTTTCATTAACTTTTGACCGGCCGGCCCGTCATAAAAATTGTAGGCAGCCTGGTCACTGCTGAACAAAAATGGCATGTCAACTAATTGAAAAGCCGGTACAAAACCAACCAATTTGGTTACCGAAGGGGCTATCAACTGCACGTTGTTGGCCTGCAATGCTTCTAATTCTTCTTTATCTCCGAACAGTTGCGAAGAAGGAAATACCTGCACTTCCATCTTGCCGCCGGATTTTTGCTCGACCAGCTCTTTAAATTTCAAAGCTGCCTGCCCTTTGGGAGTTGTTTCAGCCACTACATGGCTGAATTTAATAACAACTTTTTCATCTTTTGTCCTGGTTGACCCGTCACTGCCACAGCCCGCTAAAGATAACAGCAATAAGGTTGCTAACAAAAAGGTAAAAATTGTTTTTATTTTACGCATACCGGTGCCTCCTTTGTTTTATTTTTTTGAAAAATCAAATAATTTTGCCGAAAGTCCACCTCCCTAAAATTATACATATGACTGCCAATATACTATATAAATACAATAGTCTGTTAAATTGTATGTCTTAATACTAGTATGTTGTAACCTAATTACCAATAAAAAAACCGCTAACGGTCAAAAATAACGCCTTAACGGTTAAGTCTGTAGCCGGCCCTAGTGGCACGGCAAATTAGTTTTAGCTTGCCGCTGATGACTTGCAAGGAAATATTTTATGATATAATGACACTGGTATTGGGTTATTAAACCGCCCGGCCAATTTATAAGTCTTGTGGCATGACTGCGGCAATCTGCATATAAAGGAGAAAATAAATGCTGCCCATTGAAAGATTAGCCTACTGCAACGGTTTGCGGGGAATACACCCGGGAGAAAAGTTTTTGTTGACCAGCTGTTTCTTGCTTACCTGCCTGGCACTTAATGTGCCGGTTGTCTCAGGTTTGGTTTTGCTTACCATGTCTGTAATTACACTGCGCCAGGGGAAAATTCCTCTGGGTTTTTACCTCAAACTGTTATCTGTTCCCATGTTTTTTCTGATGGCCGGTACTGTTACCATTGCTGTCAATATTTTGCCGCCCCAGGCACCCGCCCTGTGGAGCTGGCAATGGGGCGGGCTTAAACTGGGGGTTACATCAAGCAGCTTGCTTGCCTGCGCCAAGCTCATATTGCGCTCGCTGGCGGCGGTAACTTGCTTATATTTTTTGGCCTTAACCACACCTTTAATTGAAATTATCGGCATATTGCGAAAGCTGAAAGTCCCTCCCTTGTTTATCGAATTAATGTCTTTGGTATACCGCTACTTATTTATATGGCTGGCAACGGCAACCGGTATCTATACTTCGCAAACTGCCAGGCAAGGTTACAGTTGCCTGAAAAACAGTTATCGCTCCCTGGGACTGCTGGCCTCCAGTCTGCTGGTACGATCCCAGCAACGGGCTCAGGAGCTGTACACGGCTTTAGAAGCAAGGTGTTATCAGGGCACCATTGAGGTACTGGAACAAACATATCCCCTCTCCAAAAAAAACCTGCTGTTGATTGCCATAGCTGAAATATTATTAATTCTGGCCTATTATTTAAGCGGAGGAAATTAAATGTCTGATCATATTTTTCAAATGCAAGACCTTTACTTTTACTATCCTGACGGCACTCCTGCCCTGCAGGGCGTATCCTGCAACATTGCCAGAAATAAAAAAATTGCTCTTTTGGGAGCCAACGGGGCTGGTAAATCTACTTTTTTACTACATTTAATCGGCATTTTACAACCTGCCCGGGGAAATATTCGGTTTAACGGGCTGCCGCTGCAATACGACCGGGATTCATTAATCAGATTGCGCAGTAAAGTGGGTTATGTCTTTCAAGACCCGGACAGCCAGCTGTTTTCGGCCAGCGTCTGGCAGGAAGTTTCCTTTGGACCCATGAATTTAGGTTTGCCCAAGCAAATAGTGGCCAACCGGGTGGCCGATGCTTTGCAGGCAACCGGCACCTTTCACTTAAAAGATAAACCAACTCATTTCTTGAGTTTCGGCCAAAAAAAACTGATCTCCATTGCGGATATCCTGGCCATGCAGCCGGAAATGATTATATTTGATGAACCCACGGCTTTCCTTGATCCCCGGTATACCCGGCGTATCCTGGACCTTTTAGACAATCTTAATCAGCAAGGAATTTCTATTATTATGGCCACCCACGATGTGGATAAAGCCTATCAATGGGCCGATACAGTTTTTGTCATGAAAGAAGGTCGGCTGGTTAAGATAGGCTCGCCGGCAGAAATATTCAGTGATGATGACTTATTACAGGCAACCTCCCTGGAAAAACCGTTAATTCTCAGTATTTTCCGGCAACTGCAGCAAGCCGGTTATATTTCACACCGCTTGGCGCCGCCGAAACAATTGGATGAATTAATTGCGCTGCTGCCGGGCCGGCCTGCCGCCCGATAAGCGGCTGTAAAACATTCAGTAACAGATCTTTCCCCTTGGATTAAAAACAGTTTTTCTTTCCCGGCATTACTAAAGGGTGGCTTTTGATACCCTGGTCATGCCAACCGGGCATCATTAACCACCCACCAAAATTCAACCATAGGATTATTTGGGGTTAACTTTACTTGACTTGCAGCACATTCCAGGCTGCTTTTATCACACCCAGCCTTACATATTCTTTGGATAAGCCACCCTGTAAATATACAGCATAGGGTTCCCGCAGCGGAGCATCAGCAGTCAGTTCCAGTGATGCTCCCTGGACAAAGGTACCGGCCGCCATAACAACATCATCCTGGTAGCCCGGCATGTAGTCCGGTTCCGGCAGGGCATGGGCGTCCACCGGAGAAGCTGCCTGTATGCCGCGGCAAAAGGCCAGCAGCCTCTGGGGGCTGGTCAAGGCAATGGATTGAATAATGTCAGATCTGGGTTCATCATAGGCCGGTGAAACTTGAAAACCCAATCTTTCAAATAGCCGGGCCGCAAACACCGCTCCCTTAAGGGCTTCTGCCACCGTGTGCGGTGCCATGAAAATACCCTGCATTAAAAGCCGCTGATGCCCCAGGGATGGCCCCACTTCCGCACCGATGCCCGGTGCTGTCCAGCGGTTGGCAGCCATTTCCACCAGTTCCCGGCGCCCCGCTATATATCCCCCGGTGGGTGCTATGCCGCCGCCGGGATTTTTAATCAGCGAACCGGCCACCAAGTCAGCCCCTACGGCGGTTGGCTCGGTGGTATCCACCAGTTCACCGTAGCAATTATCAACAAACACAATGGCCTGGGGAACACGGGATTTAATAAAATCGGCCAACCTGGTTAGCTCTGCCAGGGTTAATGAAGGGCGCCAGGCATAACCCCGGGAACGCTGCACTAAAACTACCTTGGTTCTGGGGGTCAGGGCTCTTTCGATGGCAGCCCAATCCAGTGTCCCCCGGTCAGTTAATTCCACTTGTTGATAAGTAACCCCCAGGTCCTTTAAAGAACCAGGGGCATTTCCCCTTTTGCCGATAATTTCTTCCAGAGTATCGTAGGGTGACCCCTGTACCGCCAGCAGTTCATCCCCCGGCCGCAGCAAGCCGTACAGGGCAATGGCAATGGCATGGGTGCCTGAAACAATCTGGCTCCTGACTAAGGCGGCCTCTGCCCCGAAGACATGGGCATAAATTTTCTCCAGGGCCTCCCTGCCGGCATCATTATACCCGTAGCCGGTGGAACCTCGCAAATGGTAATCAGAAACCCGGGCCAGGTGAAAACCTTCCAGCACCCGGGCATGATTCAGCAAGGCCCGGGCTTCAATTTCGCGGTATACCGGTTGTACTTCAAGTTCTACTTCTGCAGCAAGTTTGTCCAATTGTGCAAAATCCATGTTACACCCCTGATGCTATTTTTTTACTGGCTCTGATGGTATTATATTTCTTCCACCGCCTCTGTCAAGTCTTCCCTGTAAATGGTCATCAGGTCTTCCCGGGTAATATTTTTTCGCCCCACCAGGCGTACTGCCTGATGCCGCATGGCCCGCTCAATCAAGTTGCGTACCAGCCTGGCGTTGCCGCTATGCTCATGCTTTACCGTCTGGTATTGCAGAATTTTGTATAATTCCTCCCGGGCCGGCGGGGACAGCACATATTGGCGCTGCTTCAGCATCAGGTCGGCAATTTCCATCAGTTCTTCCAAGGAGTAATCCGGGAAGGTGATATGTATAGGAAAGCGAGAGCGCAGCCCCGGATTAGTTTCTAAGAAATAATTCATTTCTTCCTGGTAGCCGGCCAGTATAATGATTAAATTATCTTTGTTATTTTCCATACTGGCTACCATCGAATCTATAGCCTCCTTGCCAAAATCCTTTTCGCCGCCTCTGGCTAAAGAATAAGCCTCGTCGATAAAAAGGATTCCTCCCAGGGCTTTTTTAATCTGATCCCGGGTCTTGGCTGCCGTATGGCCGATGTATTCGCCAACCAGATCGGCCCGTTCAACTTCAATCAGATGACCTTTCGGCAATACCCCCATTTCCTTAAATAAACGCCCGATAATCCTGGCCACTGTAGTTTTGCCGGTACCCGGGTTACCTTTAAAAATCATGTGCAGCACCATAGGTTCATAAATAAGCTTTTCCTTTTGCCTGAGTTTTTGAATTTCAACAAAGGCTTGAATTTCTTTAACCAGTTTTTTCACACTGGACAAACCGATTAACTGATCTAATTCACCCAATATCTCCTGAGTAGCCTTACGGCTGGCTTCTTCGTTAAGGGGGGTTTTGTCCTGGGAATTCAACTGCTTGCCCGTAAAGGATGTTTTTCTGACTGGTCCCACCGGTTTTGTTGCTTCGGGCCGGGGCAGATTTTGCCACATTCTAATCTTAACCAGGTTGTTCACCTCCGGGCAATAACTTTATGGTTGTTAAACATTATACGCTCGGAGGGTGCTATTGTGACCATAAAATCAACAGCCTCTCCCTTTGGGAGAGACTGCAGAGTGTCGACATACATTATCGGTGATTTATGATCCCCTTTGGCTCCGGTCTACGCACCGACAGCACTATGATTCGCTACGGTCGCCCTTGGGGTCGCCTCAAACGGGCCATCCTGGCCCGGTTCGGCTGGCGCCCACATCCTGTGAGCGCCACCCCAATGGCTCCTTTCGCTCATCAAGTGCTGTTTCCGGTGCTTCGACAAGTCGCCCACAGGGGATCATTAAACCACCTCACTTTGTTTTACAGCCTTTGTCTACAGTCTGTAGCCTCTCCCTTTGGGAGAGGCTGTCAGTGTTAGGACACGGGCTTGTTTTCCGAAAAGGAGGTATTAACCGGACGCAGCGGGCTGATGGTGGAAATTGCATGTTTATATACCATCAACTGTTTGCCGTCGCTTTCCAAAATCACCGTAAAGTTATCAAAACCCTTCACCATACCTTTTAATTGAAAACCGTTGATAAGAAATATGGTAACCGGGATATTTTCCTTTCTGACCTGGTTTAGAAAGGCATCTTGCAAATTAATCTGGGGTTTTGTCATGAGGGTTCCCTCCATTATTGGAAAATATTTTCTTTCTATATCATAACAAGTGTTCTACGCGTTGACTAATTCTCCTGCTATTTGTTTAGCAATTTCCCGGGCCAACTTACTTTTATCGCTGTAATTTTCCAGGCAGAGCCAGTGAATTCGCTTATCCGCCCTGAACCAGGTTAGCTGCCGCTTGGCAAAGCGCCGGGTATTCCGCTTAATTAGTTCAACCGCATCCGCCAGCGTGCACTCTCCCTTTAAGTAGGCAATTATCTCCTTATAGCCCAACCCCTGCAGGGCGGTGCCCCAGGTATCATACCGCTCCATTAATTGCCTGACTTCCTCTACCAGTCCCTGCTGCAGCATCAGATCAACCCGCTGTTCAATCCTTTGATAAAGCAGCTGCCGGTCCATGGTTAAGCCAAACATTCGGCAGCGGTACTTGGGAAGATTGTTCTTTTGTACATACCGGTATTCTGAAATTGGTTTGCCGGTTTGATAATATACCTCCAGAGCCCGGATTACCCGCCTGATATCATTGGGATGCAATTTTTGAGCAGTCACCGGATCCACTGCCGCCAGTTGCCTGTGCATAGCCTGGTTGCCCAACCTGGCCGCTTGCTGTTTTAGCTGTTCCCTTAATTCAGAATTACCGTCAGCGGGGGTAAAATCATAGTGATCAATGACTGAACGGATATATAATCCGGTGCCCCCCACCAGCAAGGGCAAATTTCCCCGGTCTGTTATTTCTATAATTAACTTTTCGGCAGCCCGTTGAAACATAGCCACACTGAATTCCTGGTCTGGCTCCACAATGTCAATTAAGTGATGGGGTATGCCCTGTCTTTCGGCCAGGGTCGGCTTGGCCGTCCCGATATCCATACCCCGGTACACCAGCATGGAATCAGCAGAAATAACTTCTCCCCGCACCAGTTTGGCCAACTCAATAGCTACGTCGGTCTTCCCCGCCGCCGTTGGCCCCACAATGACAACTAAAGGCCGCAAGTCCTGCATTGTTACGGCACCACCTTTTCTATAATGCCGTAAGCCACCGGCGAATATTTTCCTCCCTGTACGGCAGGAAAGTTCAGTCTTTTAAATTCGTCACTGCCCCTGTTTTCTTTCATCACCACTCTCTTTCTGGCAACCCGAACAGCCTCGGCCACAGCTTCCCTGGATAGGGGGTTGTGGTTGGCAAACAGGCGCAACGGTGCCATGGAACTGGATTTTTCCCTGGCCACCCGAAACATGGGGTCAAAATACACCACATCAAAGGAGTTGGCAGGCAGGTTTTTCAAATATGTCAAGTGATCTGTCGGGATCACTGTTATCCGTCGCATGGCCTTTAAAATCTCCGGCTTTTCTCCGGTATAAGACTGTAAACCAAGGCGAACAACGGACGCCACCGGTGCGGCATCCTCCAAGCCTACAACAGTTCCTGCCGGGCCCACCACATAACTGGCTACCAGTGCATCCGCCGCCAAACCCAGGGTACAATCCAGTACCGCATCCCCTGCTTGCAGATTCATTGCACTGATCATTTGGTCAGTTTTCCCAGACTGGATTTCCTTTATACGCAGTTTGGCTAATCCTGGATGAAAAAACAGTTCTTTGTCGTCCACCACCAGAGATAATTTTTCACAGGACAGCAGCATAACAGCCGCTGCACCGCTTGCCTGCCGGATTGCGGCCAAAGACTGCTTACCCCGACGCACATAGGGAATATTCAGTTCCCGGCTTAACGCTAACGCCTTTGCTTCCAGCTCTGCCGCCCTGCGGATACCGGTGGTAATAACAAGGGATTGTATCATCGTTTGAACCTTTTATTCAGCTCCTCATGGGAAATTTGGATCAGGGTGGGCCTGCCATGGGGACAGGTAAAGGGCTGACGGCAGCCGGCCAAACCCGAAAGCAGCGCCTTTATTTCCAGGCTGCCCAAATTTTTCCCCGCTTTTACCGCCTCACGGCAAGCCATCGAGGCCGCCAAACGATCGATTACCAGTGACATGTCGATTTGACGGGAAGGACTCTCCTGCAGCAAGGCCAGCAGATCCATAAATATCTCGCCGGGTGCCTGGGCAGCCTGGGGCGGTATACCTCTTAATAAGAAAGTATCTCCGCCAAAATGTTCCACTATAAAACCAAGTTTGTTAAAATCCAGGATATGCCGCACCGTCAATTGGGCTTCGTGAGGCGGAATTTCTAAGGGAACAGGTGTCAACAGCATTTGCGCAACAACTTCCTGCTGCAGCTGCTGCAGGTATTTTTCATATAAAACCCGTTCATGGGCGGCATGCTGATCAATGATGTAGAGGCCGCCTTCGCCGTAAGCCAGGACATAAGTGGGTGGCAGCAGCCCGGTTGGCGTTAAAGCAGGGAAAAAAACGGCCGGCCGGTAGTCCTTTTGTTGTTCCAGTAAAATATTCTCCGATGAGTCCGCCCGGTCCTGCTGTTTTTCGGTTATCCTTTCAGTTTGTTCAACCGGCGGCATGCTTGGGTTGGATTTGAGCGGCAAAGCAAAATGCAGCTGCCGGCTGTTAATTGCACCGCCGCTTTTCTCGGCCGCAACATGTTGCTGCTCCGTCTGCCGGTTTGCGGCAGCCGGCGGGGCCGGCTCACCTGCGGCCCTTTGCTCGCTATAGACTGACCCCGCCAAGGAGGGCGTAGCCTGTCTTTCATGACGCCTTGCCGGCATGTTTTCCCACAACCCGCCAATGGCGCCGGTTGATTGCAAAGGCTTGATCAGGGCTGCCGTCAGTTCGTCCAGAACTTCTTTTTCTCTGGCCAAACGCACTTCCATTTTGGTAGGGTGAACATTTACGTCAACCTGGGCAGGATCTATAGTCAGGTGCAGCACAGCCACGGGAAAACGCCCACCGGGTATTTGGTTCTCATAAGCCTGTTGTAAAACATTGGAAAACAAACTACTGCGAATATACCTGCCGTTAATAAAGAAATTTTGATATTGTCGGGATGCTCGGGTCAGCACCGGCTTGCTTATCAGGCCCTTGACAGCCAGCAACTCTCCCTGGCAGTTAACTTCCAACATGCTGTTTAAATTAGCAGCACCCAGGATAACAGCGGCAGCATCTTTGAGGGAGCCGCTGCCGGGGCTGACAAACAGTATCCTGTTGCCGCTGCGCAGTTCAAAACGAACATCCGGCCTGGCCAGAGCCAACTTGGCTAACAAATCACTGATCTGGCCGGTTTCCGCAGCAACCGATTTAAGAAATTTTCTTCTGGCCGGAGTATTAAAAAAAAGATCTGTTACCTCTACCGTAGTTCCCACCGGGCAGCCCACCGCAGCAATCTCTTTAATCTGGCCGGCCTCGATACGGACCGCTGTTCCTCCCAGTTCGCCGGCCGTTCTGGTGGTTAAAGTTACCCGAGCCACCGCTGCAATGCTGGGCAGGGCTTCGCCACGGAAGCCCAGTGTATTGATCCTGTTTAAATCCTCGGGCCGGCGAATTTTACTGGTAGCATGCCGTTGAAAGCACAGGGCGGCATCTTGGGCTGACATACCGCAGCCGTTATCCACCACTTTAATGCCGGTTATCCCGCCCTGTGTCAATTCCACGGAAATACGCTGAGCACCGGCATCCAGGCTGTTTTCCACCAGTTCCTTAACAACAGAAACCGGCCGCTCCACAACCTCACCGGCAGCAATTTGGTTAGCAATGGTTTCATCCAGTACAATGATATTTGCCAACATGTCACCCCTAACCGTCTGAACGAAACTCCTGACGTTCCTCACGCCGGTACATCATAAAAGTATCAGTAGACTTATCCTGCATATATATATAATTAAATCGGTAATCCTGTTTGTTTTGCTCATAAACATCCCAGGCCTCTTCCTGACAGTATTTGCAAGCCTGTATCGGAATAGTCACCGCCAGCACGTGATAACGCTTACCGTCGGGATGATAAGCCTGCGAATCAAGGATGATGTAGCCCGGACACTGGGGGCAGACCCGTACCTTTTCAAACTGTTTTTCTTCTATAAATTGGGTATCGTAATAAATAGGTTTGCTGCGCTGGTAAAATTTAGCCCCGTTGGCCAGCATAAATTTGTCTGTTTTGTGACGGTTAGACCAGATTTCCTGCAATTCTTCCACCACTCGATGGATTTCGGAGGTCACCTTGGGATTTTCCTTAAAGCGATCAGGCCGGTATTCCGGTTCCACTACCGATGAATAATCCTTGCCGGCCAACGCCAGTAAAATGGCAAGGTTTACATAAGGCAATGCGGTTTCAATGGCATAACCGCCTTCCAAAACAGCCAGATCCGGTTTTAACTTTTCGGTTAACCGGGCATATCCCTGGGCGGTAATGCGCATTTGCCCCAGGGGATCAGTAAAATGATTATCCTGTCCGGCAGAGTTAACTAAA
This window of the Desulforamulus hydrothermalis Lam5 = DSM 18033 genome carries:
- a CDS encoding energy-coupling factor ABC transporter ATP-binding protein; the encoded protein is MSDHIFQMQDLYFYYPDGTPALQGVSCNIARNKKIALLGANGAGKSTFLLHLIGILQPARGNIRFNGLPLQYDRDSLIRLRSKVGYVFQDPDSQLFSASVWQEVSFGPMNLGLPKQIVANRVADALQATGTFHLKDKPTHFLSFGQKKLISIADILAMQPEMIIFDEPTAFLDPRYTRRILDLLDNLNQQGISIIMATHDVDKAYQWADTVFVMKEGRLVKIGSPAEIFSDDDLLQATSLEKPLILSIFRQLQQAGYISHRLAPPKQLDELIALLPGRPAAR
- the miaA gene encoding tRNA (adenosine(37)-N6)-dimethylallyltransferase MiaA, producing the protein MQDLRPLVVIVGPTAAGKTDVAIELAKLVRGEVISADSMLVYRGMDIGTAKPTLAERQGIPHHLIDIVEPDQEFSVAMFQRAAEKLIIEITDRGNLPLLVGGTGLYIRSVIDHYDFTPADGNSELREQLKQQAARLGNQAMHRQLAAVDPVTAQKLHPNDIRRVIRALEVYYQTGKPISEYRYVQKNNLPKYRCRMFGLTMDRQLLYQRIEQRVDLMLQQGLVEEVRQLMERYDTWGTALQGLGYKEIIAYLKGECTLADAVELIKRNTRRFAKRQLTWFRADKRIHWLCLENYSDKSKLAREIAKQIAGELVNA
- a CDS encoding class I SAM-dependent methyltransferase, which gives rise to MIQSLVITTGIRRAAELEAKALALSRELNIPYVRRGKQSLAAIRQASGAAAVMLLSCEKLSLVVDDKELFFHPGLAKLRIKEIQSGKTDQMISAMNLQAGDAVLDCTLGLAADALVASYVVGPAGTVVGLEDAAPVASVVRLGLQSYTGEKPEILKAMRRITVIPTDHLTYLKNLPANSFDVVYFDPMFRVAREKSSSMAPLRLFANHNPLSREAVAEAVRVARKRVVMKENRGSDEFKRLNFPAVQGGKYSPVAYGIIEKVVP
- the cbiQ gene encoding cobalt ECF transporter T component CbiQ, translated to MLPIERLAYCNGLRGIHPGEKFLLTSCFLLTCLALNVPVVSGLVLLTMSVITLRQGKIPLGFYLKLLSVPMFFLMAGTVTIAVNILPPQAPALWSWQWGGLKLGVTSSSLLACAKLILRSLAAVTCLYFLALTTPLIEIIGILRKLKVPPLFIELMSLVYRYLFIWLATATGIYTSQTARQGYSCLKNSYRSLGLLASSLLVRSQQRAQELYTALEARCYQGTIEVLEQTYPLSKKNLLLIAIAEILLILAYYLSGGN
- a CDS encoding TRAP transporter substrate-binding protein, coding for MRKIKTIFTFLLATLLLLSLAGCGSDGSTRTKDEKVVIKFSHVVAETTPKGQAALKFKELVEQKSGGKMEVQVFPSSQLFGDKEELEALQANNVQLIAPSVTKLVGFVPAFQLVDMPFLFSSDQAAYNFYDGPAGQKLMKSLEPKGMLGMAWWPNGAKHFTNSKRPLKTPADFKGLKFRTQSGGLLDAQFKALGAGSQTLAFAEVYQALQNGTVDGQENTFNNIDTQKYVEVQKYLTVSGHGRLDYVVLTNTKFWQSLTPEQQQIINEAMQEATAFERKLAEELNAKSFAKIKESGKVEVYELTETDRAAFIKALEPVYAEYTDKIGREYIEAARASQ
- a CDS encoding AAA family ATPase, which translates into the protein MWQNLPRPEATKPVGPVRKTSFTGKQLNSQDKTPLNEEASRKATQEILGELDQLIGLSSVKKLVKEIQAFVEIQKLRQKEKLIYEPMVLHMIFKGNPGTGKTTVARIIGRLFKEMGVLPKGHLIEVERADLVGEYIGHTAAKTRDQIKKALGGILFIDEAYSLARGGEKDFGKEAIDSMVASMENNKDNLIIILAGYQEEMNYFLETNPGLRSRFPIHITFPDYSLEELMEIADLMLKQRQYVLSPPAREELYKILQYQTVKHEHSGNARLVRNLIERAMRHQAVRLVGRKNITREDLMTIYREDLTEAVEEI
- a CDS encoding aminotransferase class I/II-fold pyridoxal phosphate-dependent enzyme, whose product is MDFAQLDKLAAEVELEVQPVYREIEARALLNHARVLEGFHLARVSDYHLRGSTGYGYNDAGREALEKIYAHVFGAEAALVRSQIVSGTHAIAIALYGLLRPGDELLAVQGSPYDTLEEIIGKRGNAPGSLKDLGVTYQQVELTDRGTLDWAAIERALTPRTKVVLVQRSRGYAWRPSLTLAELTRLADFIKSRVPQAIVFVDNCYGELVDTTEPTAVGADLVAGSLIKNPGGGIAPTGGYIAGRRELVEMAANRWTAPGIGAEVGPSLGHQRLLMQGIFMAPHTVAEALKGAVFAARLFERLGFQVSPAYDEPRSDIIQSIALTSPQRLLAFCRGIQAASPVDAHALPEPDYMPGYQDDVVMAAGTFVQGASLELTADAPLREPYAVYLQGGLSKEYVRLGVIKAAWNVLQVK
- a CDS encoding TRAP transporter small permease, with protein sequence MRKLIRIYTAFEDYFSGGMLFIGLTLVFINVVLRYFFGKPQSLLDEFSVYFVIWGTMAGLAVALRNNHHIKVDMLYNFLPVGGKWVVSIFSNTLGLAFAVFFTYYGVALVQNYILYGQRSTDSQFPLWIVNLIMPASGVMLGVRFIEKLCYLLKDGGKHWLAKNRGEQHGDGLHL
- the hfq gene encoding RNA chaperone Hfq; this translates as MTKPQINLQDAFLNQVRKENIPVTIFLINGFQLKGMVKGFDNFTVILESDGKQLMVYKHAISTISPLRPVNTSFSENKPVS
- the mutL gene encoding DNA mismatch repair endonuclease MutL gives rise to the protein MANIIVLDETIANQIAAGEVVERPVSVVKELVENSLDAGAQRISVELTQGGITGIKVVDNGCGMSAQDAALCFQRHATSKIRRPEDLNRINTLGFRGEALPSIAAVARVTLTTRTAGELGGTAVRIEAGQIKEIAAVGCPVGTTVEVTDLFFNTPARRKFLKSVAAETGQISDLLAKLALARPDVRFELRSGNRILFVSPGSGSLKDAAAVILGAANLNSMLEVNCQGELLAVKGLISKPVLTRASRQYQNFFINGRYIRSSLFSNVLQQAYENQIPGGRFPVAVLHLTIDPAQVDVNVHPTKMEVRLAREKEVLDELTAALIKPLQSTGAIGGLWENMPARRHERQATPSLAGSVYSEQRAAGEPAPPAAANRQTEQQHVAAEKSGGAINSRQLHFALPLKSNPSMPPVEQTERITEKQQDRADSSENILLEQQKDYRPAVFFPALTPTGLLPPTYVLAYGEGGLYIIDQHAAHERVLYEKYLQQLQQEVVAQMLLTPVPLEIPPHEAQLTVRHILDFNKLGFIVEHFGGDTFLLRGIPPQAAQAPGEIFMDLLALLQESPSRQIDMSLVIDRLAASMACREAVKAGKNLGSLEIKALLSGLAGCRQPFTCPHGRPTLIQISHEELNKRFKR